In Parabacteroides timonensis, the genomic stretch GATCCACTGGTGGGGAGACAAACCAAACTCTTCCCGAAACTTATTATTGAAATTCGTACGTCCCATCCCTGCTATCTTTGCCAGATCATCCACATGATCTACCTTCAGATAATTTTCCAGTATTAGCGAACGGAAATCCAGTGACTTCCCGACAATCGGATGGAACAAATAAGCCAACTCTTCTTTCTTATAAAAACCACGAAGCAGCAAAAACAGTTCCAGTGACTTTATCTCATGCAGATGTTTGCAATTCATTTGACACTCCATGTATTCGATCAGCGTATTCAGAAAAGACATCAAGGGAGGATAGATCACAATAGGTTCAAAATCATACTGTATCTTACTACATAGGGGAGCCAGGGATTGAAGTTCCATTTTATTACAAGCCCCAGGAAAACGGTCAAATGTAAATATAACAACATTCGATGCAGACAATATCCTACATGAAAAATCAGCGGATTTAGGTATCAGAATAAACTCTCCTGATCTGATTATCTTATTTCTCTGTTCATTACAACAAATGACCGCTTCTCCTTCCAGAAAAAAAATCAAATGATGATAATCCCTATCTTGTTCTCTCAGATCGTTTTCCTCATTTAATATCCGATGCTTAAACCCGACTAAAATATTCGAAGAATATTCCCTGCAAGATACATGCTCTTCCAAATAAAGCAATTTTTTCATTACACCCCCTATTTTAAAAATTCTAACATTAGTGTTTTTCTCATGCATATCCATCGAGGATAGCATTAACGGCCGGGTCTTCCATTTACAGTATAAAAGGCATTATATTCATTACATGAAA encodes the following:
- a CDS encoding helix-turn-helix transcriptional regulator; translation: MELQSLAPLCSKIQYDFEPIVIYPPLMSFLNTLIEYMECQMNCKHLHEIKSLELFLLLRGFYKKEELAYLFHPIVGKSLDFRSLILENYLKVDHVDDLAKIAGMGRTNFNNKFREEFGLSPHQWILKQKAKHVRFKLAEPGNTLSDIMRLYKFNSATHFTRFCKQQFGCTPSELLRQLKSE